A genomic region of Micromonospora sp. NBRC 110009 contains the following coding sequences:
- the efeO gene encoding iron uptake system protein EfeO, which yields MRTTRFVVPAAAGMLAVAGLAGCGGGDDKPDATAGGPIVVKATDSACEVGSTAIDAGQVTFKITNSGSKVNEFYVYAAGDRVMGEVENIAPGLSRELHVELPAGTYETACKPGMSGRGIRGALKVSGTAASVAPDAVLSQATDSYQRYVNSQTAALLTKTEEFVAAVKANDVAKAKALYPVARTYWERIEPVAESFGDLDPKIDGREEVVEEGMQFTGFHRIEKDLWTTGDVSKDGAIADQLLIDVKAIVAKANAEKLTPLQLANGAKALLDEVASGKITGEEERYSHTDLWDFNANLEGSKAAIAALRPALEQRAPELVKQLDTEFANVETTLGKHRAGDGWKLHTQLSKAELKELSDSINALAEPVSKVAAAVTR from the coding sequence ATGCGTACCACTCGATTCGTCGTGCCCGCCGCCGCCGGGATGCTCGCCGTCGCCGGCCTCGCCGGGTGCGGCGGCGGTGACGACAAGCCGGACGCGACGGCCGGCGGGCCGATCGTCGTGAAGGCCACCGACAGCGCCTGCGAGGTCGGCAGCACCGCGATCGACGCCGGCCAGGTGACCTTCAAGATCACCAACTCCGGGTCGAAGGTCAATGAGTTCTACGTCTACGCCGCCGGCGACCGGGTGATGGGCGAGGTGGAGAACATCGCCCCGGGGCTCAGCCGCGAGCTGCACGTCGAGCTGCCCGCCGGGACGTACGAGACGGCCTGCAAGCCGGGGATGAGCGGCCGGGGCATCCGGGGCGCGCTGAAGGTCAGCGGCACCGCCGCGTCCGTGGCGCCGGACGCCGTGCTCAGCCAGGCCACCGACAGCTACCAGCGCTACGTCAACAGCCAGACCGCCGCGCTGCTGACCAAGACCGAGGAGTTCGTCGCCGCGGTCAAGGCCAACGACGTGGCCAAGGCCAAGGCGCTCTACCCGGTGGCCCGCACCTACTGGGAGCGGATCGAGCCGGTCGCGGAGAGCTTCGGCGACCTCGACCCGAAGATCGACGGCCGCGAGGAGGTCGTCGAGGAGGGCATGCAGTTCACCGGCTTCCACCGGATCGAGAAGGACCTGTGGACCACCGGCGACGTCAGCAAGGACGGCGCCATCGCCGACCAGCTCCTCATCGACGTCAAGGCGATCGTGGCCAAGGCCAACGCCGAGAAGCTCACCCCACTGCAGCTCGCCAACGGCGCCAAGGCGCTCCTCGACGAGGTCGCCAGCGGCAAGATCACCGGTGAGGAGGAGCGGTACTCGCACACCGACCTCTGGGACTTCAACGCCAACCTGGAGGGCTCGAAGGCGGCCATCGCCGCGCTGCGTCCGGCCCTCGAGCAGCGCGCGCCCGAGCTGGTCAAGCAGCTCGACACCGAGTTCGCCAACGTCGAGACCACGCTCGGCAAGCACCGGGCCGGTGACGGCTGGAAGCTGCACACCCAGCTCAGCAAGGCCGAGCTGAAGGAACTGTCGGACAGCATCAACGCGCTGGCCGAGCCGGTCAGCAAGGTGGCCGCGGCCGTCACGCGATGA
- the efeU gene encoding iron uptake transporter permease EfeU translates to MFATYLIGLREGLEATLVVSILVAFLVKSDRRNRLPHVWLGVGAAVTLSVLFGWLIEYTSTSLLQTSESRELFDAITSVAAVVFVTWMIFWMRKAARSIAGELRGKLSDALAVGAFAVMGMAFLAVIREGLETALIFYSAAQSTAGGAGRNAILALVGGIATAVVVGFLLYRSALKLNLSKFFTWTGALLILVAAGIFKYGVHDFQEAGVLPGLNNHAFDISSVLDPSAWYSALLSGMFNITATPSVLEVVAWVAYGVPVLLLFLRKPAAPAKPATTPAAPTAPAAPAADAERTPAAAESAGTPAEAAKPVEPTATDAPATTPQRA, encoded by the coding sequence ATGTTCGCCACGTACCTGATCGGCCTGCGGGAAGGCCTGGAAGCGACCCTGGTGGTCAGCATCCTGGTCGCGTTCCTCGTCAAGTCGGACCGGCGTAACCGGCTGCCGCACGTCTGGCTCGGCGTCGGTGCGGCCGTGACGCTGTCGGTGCTTTTCGGCTGGCTGATCGAGTACACCTCGACCTCGCTGCTACAGACCTCGGAGTCGCGCGAACTCTTCGACGCCATCACCTCCGTGGCCGCCGTCGTCTTCGTCACCTGGATGATCTTCTGGATGCGCAAGGCCGCCCGGAGCATCGCCGGTGAGCTGCGGGGCAAGCTGTCCGACGCCCTGGCCGTCGGCGCGTTCGCGGTGATGGGCATGGCCTTCCTCGCGGTCATCCGGGAAGGCCTGGAGACCGCGCTGATCTTCTACTCGGCGGCACAGAGCACGGCCGGTGGCGCCGGCCGCAACGCCATTCTCGCCCTGGTCGGTGGCATTGCCACCGCCGTGGTGGTCGGCTTCCTGCTCTACCGCAGCGCCCTGAAGCTCAACCTGAGCAAGTTCTTCACCTGGACCGGCGCGCTGCTGATCCTGGTCGCGGCCGGCATCTTCAAGTACGGCGTGCACGACTTCCAGGAGGCCGGCGTGCTGCCCGGCCTGAACAACCACGCCTTCGACATCTCCTCGGTCCTCGACCCGAGCGCCTGGTACTCGGCCCTGCTCAGCGGCATGTTCAACATCACCGCCACGCCCAGCGTGCTCGAGGTGGTGGCCTGGGTGGCGTACGGGGTGCCGGTGCTGCTGCTCTTCCTGCGCAAGCCGGCCGCCCCCGCCAAGCCGGCCACCACCCCCGCTGCGCCGACCGCCCCTGCCGCCCCGGCGGCCGACGCCGAGCGCACTCCCGCGGCCGCCGAGTCTGCCGGAACCCCGGCCGAGGCGGCCAAGCCCGTCGAGCCGACCGCCACCGACGCCCCGGCTACCACGCCGCAGCGCGCCTGA
- a CDS encoding tetratricopeptide repeat protein, with protein MTVVPEQQFARVVALLETSRPEQALAELGRLGGPAATDRLAYRLRAVALSELERWDEVAETARRGLAEVGPDAELLGRLGRALREQGALAPAERALLDALALEPEDPWLLCQYADLCTSVGQTDKAGRLLDRAAALAPDAPAVHATRVQLAYARGDDREAERAAREFLGQHPDHPVALAMHGSMAVTAGRVGEAHRSFGRAVAHDPGDADYAEAAWESRVYAHPLLLPLRPLYRLGIRLWLLAAASIAVLNLAGLQVAAFVVAVTWLLYCVWSWVAPPLVRRLVRGRWRA; from the coding sequence GTGACCGTCGTCCCCGAGCAGCAGTTCGCGCGGGTGGTCGCGCTGCTTGAGACGAGCCGGCCCGAGCAGGCGCTGGCCGAGTTGGGCCGGCTGGGCGGGCCGGCGGCCACCGATCGGCTGGCGTACCGGTTGCGGGCCGTGGCGCTGAGCGAGCTGGAACGCTGGGACGAGGTCGCCGAGACGGCCCGGCGCGGGCTGGCCGAGGTCGGGCCGGACGCCGAACTGCTCGGCCGGCTGGGCCGGGCGCTGCGCGAGCAGGGTGCGCTCGCCCCCGCGGAGCGGGCGCTGCTCGACGCGCTGGCCCTCGAACCGGAGGACCCCTGGCTCCTCTGCCAGTACGCCGACCTCTGCACCTCCGTCGGCCAGACGGACAAGGCCGGCCGGTTGCTCGATCGGGCCGCCGCCCTGGCGCCGGACGCGCCGGCCGTCCACGCCACCCGCGTCCAGCTCGCGTACGCCCGCGGCGACGACCGGGAAGCCGAGCGGGCCGCCCGGGAGTTCCTCGGCCAGCACCCGGACCACCCGGTGGCGCTGGCCATGCACGGCAGCATGGCCGTGACGGCCGGTCGGGTCGGCGAGGCGCACCGCTCGTTCGGCCGGGCGGTGGCGCACGACCCGGGTGACGCCGACTATGCCGAGGCGGCCTGGGAGTCCCGGGTCTACGCCCACCCGCTGCTGCTCCCGCTGCGCCCGCTCTACCGGCTCGGTATCCGGCTGTGGCTGCTCGCGGCGGCCAGCATCGCCGTGCTCAACCTGGCCGGACTGCAGGTCGCGGCGTTCGTCGTGGCGGTGACCTGGTTGCTCTACTGCGTCTGGTCGTGGGTCGCGCCGCCCCTGGTCCGCCGCCTGGTACGCGGCCGGTGGCGGGCATGA
- the ahcY gene encoding adenosylhomocysteinase, producing the protein MTSTLPAAPSGASSGARPSTLAEGDYKVADLSLAAFGRKEIQLAEHEMPGLMAIRREFADAQPLAGARITGSLHMTIQTAVLIETLVALGAQVRWASCNIFSTQDHAAAAIVVGPNGTPESPAGVPVYAWKGESLEEYWWCTEQVLNWPDGQGPNMILDDGGDATLLVHKGAEFEKAGVVPPVESADSEEYAVILKLLHRSLAEDGQRWTRIAAGIKGVTEETTTGVHRLYEMHRAGTLLFPAINVNDSVTKSKFDNKYGCRHSLIDGINRATDVLIGGKMAVVLGYGDVGKGCAESLRGQGARVVVTEVDPICALQAAMDGYQVATLDDVVEQADIFITATGCFDVITNEHMARMKHQAIVGNIGHFDNEIDMAGLAKRSDVTRENIKPQVDVWRFADGHAIIVLSEGRLLNLGNATGHPSFVMSNSFANQTIAQIELYTKTDEYPVGVYVLPKHLDEKVARLHLDALGAKLTTLSKEQAAYLGVAQEGPFKPEHYRY; encoded by the coding sequence ATGACCAGCACCCTCCCGGCGGCCCCCAGCGGCGCGTCGTCCGGCGCCCGGCCGAGCACCCTCGCCGAGGGCGACTACAAGGTGGCGGATCTGTCGCTCGCCGCGTTCGGGCGCAAGGAGATCCAGCTCGCCGAGCACGAGATGCCCGGCCTTATGGCGATCCGGCGCGAGTTCGCCGACGCGCAGCCGCTGGCCGGCGCCCGCATCACCGGCTCCCTGCACATGACCATCCAGACCGCCGTCCTGATCGAGACCCTGGTCGCGCTCGGCGCGCAGGTCCGCTGGGCGTCCTGCAACATCTTCTCCACCCAGGACCACGCCGCCGCCGCGATCGTCGTCGGCCCGAACGGCACCCCCGAGTCCCCGGCCGGCGTGCCGGTCTACGCCTGGAAGGGCGAGAGCCTGGAGGAGTACTGGTGGTGCACCGAGCAGGTGCTGAACTGGCCCGACGGTCAGGGCCCCAACATGATCCTCGACGACGGTGGTGACGCCACCCTGCTCGTCCACAAGGGCGCCGAGTTCGAGAAGGCCGGCGTCGTGCCGCCGGTCGAGTCCGCCGACTCCGAGGAGTACGCGGTCATCCTCAAGCTGCTGCACCGCTCGCTCGCCGAGGACGGCCAGCGCTGGACCCGGATCGCCGCCGGCATCAAGGGCGTGACCGAGGAGACCACCACCGGCGTGCACCGGCTCTACGAGATGCACCGCGCCGGCACCCTGCTCTTCCCGGCCATCAACGTCAACGATTCGGTGACCAAGAGCAAGTTCGACAACAAGTACGGCTGCCGGCACTCGCTCATCGACGGCATCAACCGGGCCACCGACGTGCTGATCGGCGGCAAGATGGCCGTCGTGCTCGGCTACGGCGACGTGGGCAAGGGCTGCGCCGAGTCGCTGCGCGGCCAGGGTGCCCGGGTCGTGGTGACCGAGGTCGACCCGATCTGCGCGCTCCAGGCGGCGATGGACGGCTACCAGGTCGCCACCCTGGACGACGTGGTCGAGCAGGCGGACATCTTCATCACCGCGACCGGCTGCTTCGACGTCATCACCAACGAGCACATGGCCCGGATGAAGCACCAGGCCATCGTCGGCAACATCGGCCACTTCGACAACGAGATCGACATGGCCGGCCTGGCGAAGCGTTCGGACGTCACCCGGGAGAACATCAAGCCGCAGGTCGACGTGTGGCGGTTCGCCGACGGCCACGCCATCATCGTGCTCTCCGAGGGCCGCCTGCTGAACCTGGGCAACGCCACCGGTCACCCGAGCTTCGTGATGTCGAACTCGTTCGCCAACCAGACCATCGCCCAGATCGAGCTCTACACCAAGACCGACGAGTACCCGGTCGGCGTGTACGTGCTCCCCAAGCACCTGGACGAGAAGGTCGCCCGGCTGCACCTGGACGCGCTCGGCGCCAAGCTGACCACCCTGAGCAAGGAGCAGGCCGCGTACCTCGGCGTGGCGCAGGAGGGTCCGTTCAAGCCGGAGCACTACCGGTACTGA
- the manA gene encoding mannose-6-phosphate isomerase, class I, with translation MELLQGRIRDYAWGSRTAIAELQGRPVPSAGPEAELWLGAHPGAPATVDRDGSPVDLTDLLLAEPAHWLGERLVGRFGTRLPFLLKVLAADAPLSLQAHPDADQARAGYAADVDRVNYVDPYHKPELLVALSEFEALCGFRDPAVSAAALAAFGVPALEPVVAALRAGPAGLREAVRLLLSWPEAERAGLVAGVLSADAAGPEAVLARALAVDYPGDPGVLVALLLHHVRLAPGEAIWMPAGNLHAYLRGTGVEIMAASDNVLRGGLTPKRIDVDELLRVLRFEVLDEPVVRAVPVAPGVVTWPVPIEDFALHRVEVTPGGPEVRLALPGPRVVLCRAGQLTVDDGVGTVTLGPGQAAVGTAAGGALVFGGAGEAYVATSGLS, from the coding sequence GTGGAGCTGCTGCAGGGCCGGATCCGGGACTACGCCTGGGGTTCCCGGACGGCGATCGCCGAGCTGCAGGGGCGCCCGGTGCCGAGCGCCGGGCCGGAGGCCGAGCTGTGGCTCGGCGCCCACCCGGGTGCCCCGGCCACGGTGGATCGGGACGGCAGCCCGGTGGACCTCACCGACCTGCTGCTCGCCGAGCCGGCGCACTGGCTGGGCGAGCGGCTGGTCGGCCGGTTCGGCACCCGCCTGCCGTTCCTGCTCAAGGTGCTCGCGGCGGACGCCCCGCTGAGCCTGCAGGCGCACCCGGACGCCGACCAGGCCCGGGCCGGGTACGCGGCGGACGTGGACCGGGTCAACTACGTCGACCCGTACCACAAACCGGAGCTGCTGGTCGCGTTGAGCGAGTTCGAGGCGCTGTGCGGCTTCCGTGATCCGGCCGTGTCGGCGGCGGCGCTCGCGGCGTTCGGCGTACCCGCGTTGGAGCCGGTGGTGGCGGCGCTGCGCGCCGGGCCGGCCGGGCTGCGGGAGGCCGTACGCCTGCTGTTGAGCTGGCCGGAGGCGGAGCGCGCCGGGCTGGTGGCAGGCGTGCTCTCGGCGGACGCCGCCGGCCCGGAGGCCGTGCTGGCCCGCGCGCTGGCGGTCGACTACCCGGGCGACCCGGGGGTGCTGGTGGCACTGTTGCTGCACCATGTCCGGCTGGCGCCGGGCGAGGCGATCTGGATGCCCGCCGGCAACCTGCACGCCTACCTGCGGGGCACCGGCGTGGAGATCATGGCGGCCAGCGACAACGTGCTGCGCGGTGGCCTGACGCCGAAGCGGATCGACGTGGACGAGCTGCTGCGGGTGCTGCGGTTCGAGGTGCTCGACGAGCCGGTGGTCCGCGCGGTGCCGGTGGCGCCGGGGGTGGTGACCTGGCCGGTGCCGATCGAGGATTTCGCCCTGCACCGGGTCGAGGTGACGCCCGGCGGTCCGGAGGTGCGGCTGGCGCTGCCGGGCCCGCGGGTGGTGCTCTGCCGGGCCGGCCAGCTCACCGTGGACGACGGGGTGGGGACGGTCACCCTGGGGCCGGGGCAGGCGGCGGTGGGCACCGCGGCCGGCGGCGCGCTGGTCTTCGGCGGTGCGGGCGAGGCGTACGTGGCCACCTCCGGCCTGAGCTGA